From the genome of Eublepharis macularius isolate TG4126 chromosome 12, MPM_Emac_v1.0, whole genome shotgun sequence, one region includes:
- the FBXL20 gene encoding F-box/LRR-repeat protein 20, which translates to MRREMNGVTKSRFEMFSNNDEAVINKKLPKELLLRIFSFLDVVTLCRCAQVSRAWNVLALDGSNWQRIDLFDFQRDIEGRVVENISKRCGGFLRKLSLRGCQGVGDNALRTFAQNCRNIEVLNLNGCTKITDATCTSLSKFCSKLRHLDLASCTSITNLSLKALSEGCPLLEQLNISWCDQVTKDGIQALVRGCGGLKALFLKGCTQLEDEALKYIGAHCPELVTLNLQTCLQITDDGLITICRGCHKLQSLCASGCSNITDAILNALGQNCPRLRILEVARCSQLTDVGFTTLARNCHELEKMDLEECVQITDSTLIQLSIHCPRLQVLSLSHCELITDDGIRHLGNGACAHDRLEVIELDNCPLITDASLEHLKSCHSLERIELYDCQQISRAGIKRLRTHLPNIKVHAYFAPVTPPPSVGGSRQRFCRCCIIL; encoded by the exons AATATTCTCCTTCCTGGATGTGGTCACCCTATGCCGTTGTGCTCAGGTCTCCAGG GCATGGAACGTCCTGGCCCTGGATGGTAGCAACTGGCAACGCATTGACCTGTTTGATTTCCAGAGGGACATAGAG GGGCGTGTAGTAGAGAATATTTCTAAAAGATGTGGGGGTTTCTTGCGAAAGCTGAGCTTGCGCGGATGCCAAGGTGTAGGAGACAACGCATTAAG GACATTTGCACAGAACTGCAGAAATATTGAAGTGTTGAACCTAAATGGCTGCACCAAGATCACTGATGC TACATGTACAAGCCTTAGCAAGTTTTGCTCCAAACTCCGGCATCTAGATCTTGCTTCCTGCACTTCAATAACCAACCTGTCCCTTAAAGCACTGAG TGAGGGGTGCCCTCTACTGGAGCAACTCAACATTTCCTGGTGTGACCAAGTGACAAAAGATGGCATCCAGGCTTTGGTGAGAGGCTGCGGTGGACTCAAAGCCCTGTTTCTTAAAGGCTGCACACAG CTGGAAGATGAAGCCCTCAAATACATTGGAGCACATTGTCCTGAACTGGTGACTTTGAACCTACAGACCTGCTTG CAAATTACAGATGATGGCCTCATTACAATATGCAGGGGGTGCCACAAGCTGCAATCTCTGTGTGCTTCTGGGTGCTCCAACATCACCGACGCCATCTTGAATGCTTTAGGGCAAAACTGTCCAAGGCTTAG AATATTGGAAGTGGCTCGATGTTCTCAACTTACAGATGTGGGCTTTACCACTTTGGCTCGG AATTGTCATGAGCTCGAAAAAATGGATCTGGAAGAATGCGTTCAG ATAACAGACAGCACATTAATCCAACTCTCTATACACTGTCCACGGCTCCAGGTTTTG AGTTTATCACACTGTGAGCTGATCACTGATGATGGCATTCGCCACCTTGGCAATGGCGCTTGTGCTCATGACCGCCTGGAAGTGATAGAGCTGGACAACTGCCCTCTGATCACAGATGCCTCCTTGGAACATCTCAAGAGTTGCCACAGCCTGGAGAGGATAGAATTGTATGACTGTCAACAGATCTCACGGGCAGGAATCAAGAGACTCAGG ACTCACTTACCCAATATTAAAGTCCACGCCTACTTCGCGCCTGTGACCCCACCGCCATCTGTGGGGGGCAGCAGACAACGCTTCTGCAGATGTTGCATCATCCTATGA